The Acinetobacter defluvii genome includes a region encoding these proteins:
- a CDS encoding class I SAM-dependent methyltransferase, producing MEPSSEVVIRQHDYLSGRVLLVNAPTDDLLSNLAHDIEASIWTWNFNEFQYFQKLNAQVHFGTDVPKQDFDQAIVFVPKSKELLNYILHNLVSRLAIGSTIFLVGEKKGGVERAAKQLQPFGNAIKLDSARHCQMWQLTTDKTIKVKALAEWVQNYSVATPAGELSICALPGVFSQNRLDVGTAVLLPYLSQVTSGKIADFGCGAGVISAYLSKINPKNRVFALDVDAFALASTQMTFEKNNLPLEQLEIKAVTGIEDAPLFLHAIVSNPPFHQGIQTDYNASETLCKTARRHLKSGGELWIVANRFLNYPLLIEQSFGQCTTKADQQGFKVLFANTQKNLKEA from the coding sequence ATGGAGCCAAGCAGTGAAGTTGTCATTCGACAGCATGACTATCTCTCTGGACGTGTATTATTGGTGAATGCGCCAACGGATGACCTACTTTCAAATTTAGCTCATGACATCGAAGCCAGCATTTGGACATGGAATTTTAATGAATTTCAATATTTCCAAAAACTAAATGCTCAGGTTCATTTTGGAACAGATGTACCCAAACAAGATTTTGATCAAGCCATTGTATTTGTGCCAAAGTCAAAAGAATTGCTCAATTATATTTTGCACAATTTAGTCAGTCGTCTTGCGATAGGCTCAACCATCTTCCTCGTCGGTGAGAAAAAAGGGGGGGTAGAACGTGCGGCAAAACAACTACAACCTTTTGGAAATGCCATCAAATTAGACAGTGCCCGACATTGTCAAATGTGGCAACTCACAACCGACAAAACCATTAAAGTCAAAGCATTAGCAGAATGGGTACAAAATTATTCTGTGGCTACGCCAGCGGGTGAACTCAGTATTTGTGCCCTTCCTGGTGTTTTTAGCCAAAATCGCTTAGATGTTGGTACAGCAGTATTGTTGCCATATTTATCACAAGTCACTTCAGGAAAAATCGCTGATTTCGGTTGTGGTGCAGGTGTGATCAGTGCCTATTTATCCAAAATAAATCCTAAAAATCGTGTTTTTGCTTTAGATGTTGATGCTTTTGCTTTAGCATCCACCCAAATGACGTTTGAAAAAAATAATCTCCCTTTAGAACAACTTGAAATTAAAGCGGTTACGGGAATTGAGGATGCACCCTTATTTTTGCACGCCATCGTCAGTAATCCACCATTTCATCAAGGTATTCAGACCGATTACAATGCCAGTGAAACACTGTGTAAAACTGCAAGACGACATTTAAAATCAGGTGGCGAATTATGGATTGTGGCAAACCGCTTTCTAAATTACCCATTACTTATTGAACAAAGTTTTGGTCAATGTACGACCAAAGCAGATCAACAAGGTTTTAAAGTGTTGTTTGCCAACACTCAAAAAAACCTTAAGGAAGCATGA